The Fusarium keratoplasticum isolate Fu6.1 chromosome 4, whole genome shotgun sequence genome contains the following window.
ATGGCTCTGGCCTTGGTGAAGCCAAGTTCTATGTCAACCTGAGCCCCTACACTGGTGGCTGGGGTGAGTCGACAGATACGCGCCATGACTTACACAGGCACTGACAGACTCTAGGTCGACCTCAACGTGATGGTCCCGCCCTTCGAGCTACCGCCATGATCACCTATGCCAACTGGCTGATCTCCAACGGCTACACCTCTACGGCTAATGACATTGTATGGCCCGTTATTCGCAACGATCTCAACTATGTTGCTCAGTATTGGTGAGCTCTCTTGGACATTCGTTACCACAAAGGCTTACCCCTGTAGGACCCAAACTGGCTTTGACTTGTGGGAGGAGGTCAGGGGCAGCTCATTCTTCACGACTGCTGCTCAATATCGAGGTCAGCACCAGCTATCTCACTCTCAGTCAAGATGCTAATCCATACCACAGCTCTCGTCGAAGGCAGTGCTCTTGCCAAGGCTCTTGGTAAGTCTAGCGACAGCTATTCTTCCATCGCGCCCCAAACACTCTGCTTCTTGCAGACCTACTGGGTCTCGAATGGCAAATATGTCGACTCAAACAGTAAGTTTTGCCTCTATAGACTTCACTACGTCCTTTACTCACAACACCCAGTCAACGTGAATGATGGCCGCACCGGCAAGGACGCTAACAGCATCCTCGCATCTATCCACAACTTCGACCCCAGCATTGGCTGTGATGCGGCAACATTCCAACCCTGCAGTGACAAGGCCCTCGCCAACCACAAGGCAGTCACCGACTCTTTCCGTTCctacaacatcaacaagggCATCGCACAGGGAACTGCTCTGGCGATTGGAAGATACATCGAAGATGTCTACTACAACGGCAACCCCTGGTACCTCACCACACTCGCCGCGGCTGAGCAGCTGTACGATGCTGTCTACGTCTGGAAGCAGAAGGGATCCATCACTGTGACTGATACATCTCTGTCGTTCTTCAAGGACCTGGTGTCAAGTGTTTCTACTGGCACATATGCCAGCGACTCGGCTACTTTCAAGCAGATTATCGACGCCGTCTCGACCTACGCCGACGGATACGTCAGCATTGTTGCCAAGTACGTGGGTCCAAACGGCGCCCTGGCTGAGCAGTTCTCCAAGAACGATGGCACGCCCATGTCCGCTGATGATCTGACGTGGTCATATGCTGCTTTCCTCTCGGCCACTGAACGCCGAGCCGGCATTGTTCCTCCAACTTGGGCAAACGGTGCTCCTTCGGTTCCCAATAGCTGTGGATCGAGCACAGTCGCTGGATCATACACGTCGGCCACGGCGACTTCGTTCCCTCCTTCGCAAACCCCCAAGGACGGCGTGCCAACTCCCACGGGGCCAACTCCTACGGACGGGGGACCAACCACCTCCCCAACAAGCTGCGCCATCGCCACATCCGTCGACGTCACCTTTGAGGAGGTGGTCACGACCGAGTATGGCGACACCATCAAGATTGTCGGCAGCATCGACGCCCTGGGCAGCTGGgacaccaagaaggccatctCCCTGAGCGCCTCCGAGTACACGGCGTCGAACCCCCTGTGGAAGGTGACGATCCCCCTCAAGGCCGGCCAGGCTTTCGAGTACAAGtacatcaacatcaagaaggatggCTCGCTGGTGTGGGAGCGTGACCCGAACCGCTCTTACACTGTTCCCAAGACTTGtgccaccaaggccaccaagTCGGATAAGTGGCAAGGATAAGCTCGGGGAGCGATCCAGGGCTGAATCGATACCTGCTTTAATGCTGATAGAAAGGAGAAAGGGTAATACCTCTATCCCTTCTACAGCGGGAGAGCCGGTAGTCGAGTCTTGGACAACATATCCGCACAATGCCATGACACAAAAACACGTTCTGGCGACGCAGCCGCTACAACAAAAATTTCAATCTACTGCACAAAAATCCCATTCTAGTATATAGTCTTCCCTTTTCTGCCCCCTGGAACGTGTTGTCGACTTGGGTCGACCAGGCCCCCTATTCCGCAACTCGCAAGAAACGTCACTACGAGTTGGTTGTTAGGGACCTCAATAGGAGAGGCAGGATGCTTTTTTGTCAATTTCACCTGTACATAGTTATTGTTGAATGTCTATCATGTCCCTTTTTACGTTATTTCTGCTATTTTGAGCTTGTCAGTCTTCGGCGGGTTCGTCGTTGGGAATAGGGGCTCTCGTCTCTCAGATTGATAATGACCCATTCGCAACTTTCAAAAATGTTGATAGTTTCTTCTTGACATGAATTCATTTGGTGTCTATGCCTGACTTGCTGCCTCCCTCCAAAACGCATGATAATCGTTGACACATACAAGtcccatctccctcctccttggatAACAATCCCGGCGGGTTGCTCCGTGTGATATATCCCAGTCCATTTGGCTTACTCAACCGTTTGTCCATCATTCCATCTCGTACTCATCTCTATCTCTTATCCTCTACGCAAACTCATCGTCCGCCTCCTCGATCGAGTTCTTGATGCGCACCAGGATAGTCGTCTTCCACTTGTCGAGCTTGCTGATCTGGTCAAACTGGAACAGGCGGTCGGTGAACTGCTCctggctcttggcctcgatggcctcgcaCAGGTCCGTCAGGAGCTGGTGCTCGCGCTGGGCGGCGAACGAGGGGTCCATGTCGCGGTACTTTTCGAGGGCGCGCTGGGCCGCCACCAGGTCGCCGCTGGCCAGGTGGCAGATGCCCGCCTTGAGGAGGTAGTCCTTGACGCTGTACTTCAtgaggttgttgttgatggactGCTCGGCCACGCGCTCGTACTTTTCGATGGCCTTGTAGTAGTCGCCCTCAATGGCGGCCACGTCGGCCACCTTGAGCCAGAGCTTGTTGGCAAGACTTGCCAAGTTAGTAGATGCCTCCAGACATAAGACGGTTTCCAACTTACGCCATGGCATTATCACCCTCGTACCAACTAGCAGCCAGCTCGTAGCACTCGAGCGCGCTCTTTGCGTCGCCGAGATCCACCTCGTACAGCTCGCCCAGGTTCTCCTTGTGAGAAGCAGCGCGGCGGAAGTTGCCCTTGGCGCAGTATCGGTCGACGGCCACGTTCAGACACCTGGCGGCGGCCTGGGGATCGTCCTTGCGGTAGGCCTTGAAGGCGTCGACGAGGGTGTTTGCGGCGTCATCgggctccttgagcttctcggtCTGGATCTGGGCGGCCTGCTCAAAGGCCTTGCCAGCTTCAATATCTTTTCGTGTTGTCTAATCAGCTTGCGTTCGGTGTGTATCGGGTTCAAGGTAGCAAGGACGCActctgctgctgcatcttgAAGGCGTTGGCGGCCTGGGTGAAGAGGTCGGCGGCATCTTGGTACTTTTCCTCGCGTCCAccaaagaagctgaagccGCTGCCTGCGCCCTGCAGGGTCTTTTGGGCCTGTGGACAGAAAACGTGGTCAGTATTCGTTGCGACTCGTGTGCTTATGGCGTGTCGGGGGGTCGGAGACAATGGCGGGGGAGGGGTTACGGAACCTTTTGGAGGAGAGCTCTAGGATCTTGGGCCATGGCTGTGAGGGTTCGCTATCTGGGTATCAAATGAAGTATGTCAAAGGAGAAGAGTAAAAAGAAGGAGCCACGTCAAGATGAGTTTGGCTTTGGGATGGGCGATTGAAGATGCAAGGTAGTTTAGGTATGGAAGCAGAGTTGCGGCTGAGCTATGACGACGGGGTCGCCTGAGCCACATTTGGCACAAGTGTCAGAGCCCGGTTAGTGGGGGTTGGGTTGCTGACTGCCTTGTACCGGCGCATAAAATagccgccgctgccaagcGCAGATCCCTTCAAAGATTGGAATTGGTATCACGAGAGATTGATAACTCAATGATACACTCTCAATCACGAGCAACAACTCTGATAAGTTTACGACACTGAAGGAGCCCATATATATTCGACAATTGGCCCACAATCAACCGCAATGGCGCTCTGCTCATCTTGCCGTCTCGCCCTCCGGCGTGCCATCACCACACGATCTATAAACTCAGCGACAACTCGCACCTTGACGACAAATTCAAGCTCGAAATCAACTGCCGCCTCCATCCTTGAGAAGCCCACCTGGTCAGTTCGCAGTCTTCTCCCCTCATCACCCTCGTCGGCACCGGCAGAGACCATCACACCCGCCCAgctccaccatctcctccgTCTATCGGCCCTCCCTCTACCCCCAACACCAGCCGACGAAGCTGCCATGATCAACACGCTCCAGAGCCAGCTGCAATTCGTCCGCGCCGTGCAGCGAGTCGACACCAGTGGTGTAGAGCCCCTACGTGCCATCCGCGACGAGACAGACGCAGCCCACAGCGAAGCCACCATAGGACTCGCCGACCTGGACGAGGCGCTGAGCAGCGAGGTCCTCGTGGGCCATTACCAGCGCGCGAGGAGGGTCAGGGACAAGGTCGAGTCGGAAGCCGAGAGGTGGGATGCTCTGGGTACTGCGGGCAGGACGGCAGGAAGATATTTTGTTGTCGAGAGTGGGAAGAAGGACGTTGAGGGCATAGAATGATGATGGAACACATGCTGCAGATATGATACCCTTGGACAACAatggaaaaaaaaaaacattGGCATAAGTATATCATTCGCCATGTAATTGCACGCTCTTGAATCTAGAGCATCCGCCCTCCGCCGAGATACCCTTCTAACAATGTGTGTTGTGTGTATGAACCCAGAAATCTATACTTCATATCGTCATGACCGCTTACCACCAtccttccccttcccctcgGACCGTCTGCCATCCTATGACGACGTGCCATCGGGTCCATCCTTTGGTTTCGGCTTGGGCACCTTTTCGTACGCGTTGGGACTCGgcgccctcttctccttgcccttgccgccGCTCTTGCGCCCCCGCCGTCCGTGGTCGTGCCCGTGTCCGCAGCTCTGACGCTTGCCGCCCGCCGGTCGCGCGCCTTCGGGctccgagtccgagtctgAGTCGGACGACGAGTCGGAGGAGGATTCGTCGCTGGATTCGTCGACGGGCTTGGGTTTGTGGTAGATGCAGCACACTAGAGAGACAACTTGTTAGCACGTGCTTGAGAATATCCGCAATCAGAACATACCCTTGGAGCTCTTCCTCCCGAGACCCTCGTTGTCTACAACGTCCTCTGCCCACTGCACCGAACGCCCATTGGAAGAATGTGCGCCTCGAAGTCTCAGGATCCGCGGCGCCGGCTCGCCAGTCTCGGGCTCTTTGGGGGTCTCGGTCTGCGTCTGCGCAGGAGCCGGCGCAttgctctgctgctgctgtcgtTGTGACATGATGTATTTCCTCGTGTGATGGTCGTCAAGGGATTGTTTGtagagaaggaagaaaaagagcgTAGGTTGAGTTGGACGAAATATTTGTTTGCAAAAGACCTTGTCACGCGCTGGTTATGGAAGCGGATGGCAAAGGAATGAATCGTCGTCGGTCATGGAGGGGCCGAGCCCAAAGAAAAAATCCGGGGTTTGCCCCCACGTCATCTCCTGTCAATGAGGTGATGTTTAAGCCACTCACTCATGAAGTGCATATACCTTTCTTTAAGTTccttgttttgttttgggTGTGTTATACAAATAGTGCTACAGTCTATGCTTTCATGCAAATAGTATACATGTGACATTATACAGCGTCAAATCTTACACTCGTCATTCATCATGACTTCCTCAGTCGTGCTCTCATTCAGAGTTCATCTGGGCTCCTCGCCTctccgccttggccttcttcttctgcccCTTCATGCTCCTCCGTGGTCGGCCTCTCTTGTGCTCCGCAAGCACTCGTGGCTTGTTGTTCATCCATCCGTTGATAGGTCGACGAGATCCAATGAATCGGCCTTCAGGGCTGTAAACGTCGACGGCTGGCCAGTCCGGCTCCGCCTGTGGCTCAGGTTCCCTGGGTTTCACGGGCTTCACCTTAACTGGGTTGGTATCTCTCCTCTTCGCAGCAAGAGCTAGGAAAGGATCAGAGCTAAACTCCCCCTTCTGCGTCACTCGCTCTacaggtggtggtggttctCGGGGTGGGGTGATCAAAGGCACAGCGAGGTCCTGAGCCCGAACCTGAGCCACCAACTCAACGTAGCCAACGCCCTCAATGAGGATGTCGGTCGAAACCACTCGGAACGGTAACCGATCAACCGTCAGTCCGACTGCGTTCTTCCTCGTCAGGGGGCCCGCTCGTATCTTGGTGACGTCGTGAGACAACTTGAAAGTTCCAGCATGCCGCATCTTGTCTCCAACACCAGGCAGCATGATGCTCGGGACACCAATAGACTCGCGCGTCTGCTCCTGGAAAGCAATCGCCTTGTCGGTCTGTGTGAGATGCTCCTCCAAGGGTGTAAAGTTATAGGCGAGGAACACCATGTTGGGGTTTTTGGGTGTAATACGAATAAGTCCTCCTCCGAGGATAAGCGACTTCCCTGGCTTCAGCGAGACCTGCTCAGGGACGATCCGTTTCTTCATGATCATGGATTGCCGGCACTCTTCCTTGACAAACAAGTCCAGGTCGCTTCGTGCCAGACCGGGTAGATCAATCAGCTCGCCCTTTCCGTTGCCAAATGGTACTCGAATCGGCGATGCAGTCGTTCCAGGTAGCGACGAAACCAGCGGCATATCGGGATAGTTCTTGGCGGGCTGCGCCGGGGGCAGCAAGTCTCCAACGTCCACATCTTCCCAGTCGCCTTCTCCGTCTTGATCGGTAGCAATTGACTCTGTGTTGACAGCCTCCCGAGGATATG
Protein-coding sequences here:
- a CDS encoding Type 1 phosphatases regulator, which codes for MSQRQQQQSNAPAPAQTQTETPKEPETGEPAPRILRLRGAHSSNGRSVQWAEDVVDNEGLGRKSSKVCCIYHKPKPVDESSDESSSDSSSDSDSDSEPEGARPAGGKRQSCGHGHDHGRRGRKSGGKGKEKRAPSPNAYEKVPKPKPKDGPDGTSS
- a CDS encoding Glucoamylase codes for the protein MPAVYKMLTMDLIDVDEAVSSLSVNTTASLIQPFMYILSSAFLLGSLALQSVLGRPADKIQVRQSGVEDFIKSESPIAIEQLLCNIGSEGCHAKNVPAGIVIASPDTQDPDYFYTWTRDAALVFKYIVDRFVHQYDAGLQKRIQEYIASQAKLQGVSNPSGSLSDGSGLGEAKFYVNLSPYTGGWGRPQRDGPALRATAMITYANWLISNGYTSTANDIVWPVIRNDLNYVAQYWTQTGFDLWEEVRGSSFFTTAAQYRALVEGSALAKALGKSSDSYSSIAPQTLCFLQTYWVSNGKYVDSNINVNDGRTGKDANSILASIHNFDPSIGCDAATFQPCSDKALANHKAVTDSFRSYNINKGIAQGTALAIGRYIEDVYYNGNPWYLTTLAAAEQLYDAVYVWKQKGSITVTDTSLSFFKDLVSSVSTGTYASDSATFKQIIDAVSTYADGYVSIVAKYVGPNGALAEQFSKNDGTPMSADDLTWSYAAFLSATERRAGIVPPTWANGAPSVPNSCGSSTVAGSYTSATATSFPPSQTPKDGVPTPTGPTPTDGGPTTSPTSCAIATSVDVTFEEVVTTEYGDTIKIVGSIDALGSWDTKKAISLSASEYTASNPLWKVTIPLKAGQAFEYKYINIKKDGSLVWERDPNRSYTVPKTCATKATKSDKWQG